One window of the Clupea harengus unplaced genomic scaffold, Ch_v2.0.2, whole genome shotgun sequence genome contains the following:
- the eif4a2 gene encoding eukaryotic initiation factor 4A-II, translating into MSSISADYNSSRDRDHGGPEGMEPDGVIESNWNEITDNFDDMNLKETLLRGIYAYGFEKPSAIQQRAIIPCIKGYDVIAQAQSGTGKTATFAISILQQLDIDQKETQALVLAPTRELAQQIQKVILALGDYMGASCHACIGGTNVRNEMQKLQAEAPHIVVGTPGRVFDMLNRRYLSPKWIKMFVLDEADEMLSRGFKDQIYEIFQKLSTNIQVVLLSATMPADVLEVTTKFMREPIRILVKKEELTLEGIKQFYINVEREEWKLDTLCDLYETLTITQAVIFLNTRRKVDWLTEKMHARDFTVSALHGDMDQKERDVIMREFRSGSSRVLITTDLLARGIDVQQVSLVINYDLPTNRENYIHRIGRGGRFGRKGVAINFVTEEDKRILRDIETFYNTTVEEMPMNVADLI; encoded by the exons ATGTCTAGCATTTCTGCTGATTACAACAG TTCAAGAGACCGAGACCATGGAGGGCCGGAGGGGATGGAGCCTGATGGCGTCATCGAG AGCAACTGGAATGAGATTACAGACAACTTTGATGACATGAACTTGAAAGAGACGCTCTTAAGGGGAATATATGCTTATGGTTTTGAGAAGCCTTCAGCAATTCAGCAAAGAGCCATCATTCCTTGTATCAAAG GTTATGATGTTATTGCACAAGCTCAGTCAGGCACTGGCAAGACCGCCACATTTGCCATCTCCATCTTGCAGCAGTTGGATATAGACCAGAAGGAGACCCAGGCTTTGGTTCTGGCACCCACCAGAGAGCTGGCTCAGCAG aTTCAGAAAGTAATTCTGGCTCTTGGTGACTACATGGGAGCTTCATGTCATGCCTGTATTGGTGGCACCAATGTTCGCAATGAAATGCAGAAGCTCCAAGCTGAAGCTCCCCACATTGTTGTTGGCACCCCTGGTCGTGTGTTCGACATGTTGAACAGGCGGTATCTGT CACCCAAGTGGATCAAGATGTTTGTCTTGGATGAAGCTGATGAAATGCTGAGTCGTGGATTTAAGGACCAGATCTATGAAATCTTCCAAAAATTAAGCACAAATATTCAG GTGGTGCTCCTCTCTGCTACCATGCCTGCTGATGTGTTGGAGGTGACCACAAAGTTTATGCGGGAACCGATTCGGATTTTGGTGAAGAAGGAAGAACTTACCCTTGAGGGTATCAAACAGTTCTACAtcaatgtagagagagag GAATGGAAACTGGACACGCTGTGCGACTTGTACGAGACCTTAACCATTACTCAGGCTGTCATTTTCTTGAACACACGAAGGAAAGTAGACTGGCTGACGGAGAAGATGCATGCTCGAGACTTCACGGTGTCTGCCTTG CATGGGGACATGGACCAGAAAGAAAGGGACGTCATCATGAGGGAGTTCAGGTCTGGTTCTAGCCGAGTGCTCATCACTACAGATTTGCTG GCTCGTGGCATTGATGTGCAGCAAGTTTCACTTGTGATTAACTATGACCTTCCAACCAATCGAGAGAATTACATTCATAG GATTGGTCGTGGTGGTCGTTTTGGCAGGAAAGGGGTTGCAATCAACTTTGTGACTGAAGAGGACAAGAGAATTCTTCGGGACATAGAGACTTTCTACAATACCACAGTTGAGGAGATGCCAATGAACGTTGCTGATCTGATTTAA